The Dendropsophus ebraccatus isolate aDenEbr1 chromosome 10, aDenEbr1.pat, whole genome shotgun sequence genome has a segment encoding these proteins:
- the VGLL1 gene encoding transcription cofactor vestigial-like protein 1, whose protein sequence is MEDLRKSPAEYRTKEQPVKTTEMGSRCVVFTYYQGDINSVVDEHFSRALRNTKDPQDLSTKSRNDDFIQKGSNNMMADEFNWTKQYQANPSVRMTSPGLSSLTSPSEHYSSAVYQQHQHHHTQPSDLWHFHHFGPPSHVNSVYHHPSVPEFQMVPGPDGKCSSFLNLLQPERYPGPLQESISKPEFLASAAAGSPVPENLNQRTSSQSGLHPQDRRKEFFHGQERRKDLYFY, encoded by the exons ATGGAGGATCTGAGGAAGAGCCCTGCCGAATATAGGACAAAGGAGCAACCTGTGAAGACGACGGAGATGGGCTCCCGTTGTGTGGTGTTCACTTATTACCAGGGGGACATTAACAGTGTTGTAGATGAGCACTTTTCTAGAGCGTTAAGGAATACAAAAGACCCACAGGACTTAAGCACAAAAAGCCGAAATGATGACTTCATACAGAAAGGCT CAAATAATATGATGGCGGATGAATTCAACTGGACAAAACAGTACCAAGCCAACCCCTCTGTTAGGATGACATCTCCTGGGTTATCATCCCTTACCTCTCCATCTGAGCATTATTCATCGGCCGTTTACCAGCAGCACCAGCATCACCATACTCAGCCTTCAGATTTATGGCATTTCCACCATTTTGGACCTCCGAGTCATGTTAATTCTGTGTATCACCACCCCTCTGTACCAGAGTTTCAAATGGTACCAGGTCCAGATGGAAAATGTAGTTCATTTCTCAATCTCCTACAACCTGAGAGGTATCCAGGCCCTCTACAGGAGTCAATTTCAAAACCAGAGTTCCTGGCATCGGCAGCTGCTGGGTCACCCGTACCAGAGAACCTCAATCAGAGGACAAGCTCACAATCAG gtctTCATCCACAGGATAGAAGAAAAGAGTTTTTCCATGGACAAGAAAGAAGGAAGGATTTATACTTTTATTAG